A portion of the Cyanobium sp. PCC 7001 genome contains these proteins:
- the tsf gene encoding translation elongation factor Ts yields MADISAKLVKELRDKTGAGMMDCKKALTETKGDADKAVEWLRQKGIASAEKKAGRTAAEGAIGSYIHTGARVGVLVEVNCETDFVARGEIFQELIRNVAMQIAACPSVDYVSTEDIPAAVSEREKQIEMGRDDLAGKKEEMKEKIVAGRIGKRLKEMALMDQPYIKDSTITVAELVKQVAGKVGENIQVRRFVRFNLGEGIEVEKMDFAAEVAAMQAS; encoded by the coding sequence ATGGCTGACATTTCGGCGAAGCTGGTGAAAGAGCTGCGCGACAAGACTGGCGCGGGCATGATGGACTGCAAGAAGGCACTCACCGAAACCAAGGGTGATGCCGACAAGGCTGTCGAGTGGCTGCGTCAGAAGGGGATCGCCTCCGCAGAGAAGAAGGCCGGACGCACCGCTGCAGAAGGAGCCATCGGCTCCTACATCCACACCGGTGCCCGGGTCGGTGTGCTGGTGGAGGTGAATTGCGAGACCGATTTCGTGGCCCGCGGCGAGATCTTCCAGGAGCTCATCCGCAATGTGGCCATGCAGATTGCAGCCTGCCCCTCCGTGGACTATGTGAGCACCGAGGACATTCCTGCCGCCGTGTCCGAGCGGGAGAAGCAGATCGAGATGGGCCGGGACGATCTCGCCGGCAAGAAGGAGGAGATGAAGGAGAAGATCGTGGCCGGACGGATCGGCAAGCGTCTCAAGGAAATGGCGCTGATGGACCAGCCCTACATCAAGGACAGCACCATCACCGTGGCTGAACTGGTGAAGCAGGTGGCCGGCAAGGTGGGGGAGAACATCCAGGTGCGGCGGTTCGTGCGCTTCAACCTCGGTGAGGGTATCGAGGTGGAGAAGATGGACTTCGCCGCCGAAGTGGCCGCCATGCAGGCCTCCTGA
- a CDS encoding DevA family ABC transporter ATP-binding protein has translation MGSSTHTSGQAVLDPASEAAGRLGRDPLVRIQGLSHWFGSGDMRRQVLQSINLQIAPGEVVLLTGPSGCGKTTLLTLVGALRQVQEGSVVLFGEELHGAGRGVRQRLRRHIGMIFQGHNLLRCLSAEQNVQMGSDLIGGLGYRARRDQAREWLRAVGLGDHLHKLPHDLSGGQKQRVAIARALAAHPRLLLADEPTAALDRRSGREVVDLLKGLAREQGCGVLMVTHDPRILDVADRLVQMEDGRLSEASVAAVVQGQEVG, from the coding sequence ATGGGCTCCTCCACCCACACCTCTGGCCAGGCGGTGCTCGATCCCGCATCCGAGGCCGCCGGCCGCCTCGGCCGTGACCCCCTGGTGAGGATTCAGGGCCTGAGCCACTGGTTCGGCTCCGGCGACATGCGCCGCCAGGTGCTGCAGAGCATCAACCTCCAGATCGCCCCGGGGGAGGTGGTGCTGCTCACGGGTCCATCCGGCTGCGGCAAGACCACCCTGCTCACCCTGGTGGGAGCCCTGCGCCAGGTGCAGGAGGGTTCGGTGGTGCTGTTCGGCGAGGAACTGCACGGGGCCGGCCGGGGCGTGCGCCAGCGGCTGCGGCGGCACATCGGCATGATCTTCCAGGGCCACAACCTGCTGCGCTGCCTCAGCGCTGAACAGAACGTGCAGATGGGCTCCGACCTGATCGGGGGTCTGGGTTACCGGGCCCGCCGTGACCAGGCCCGCGAATGGCTCCGCGCCGTGGGCCTGGGGGACCATCTGCACAAACTTCCCCATGACCTCTCGGGAGGCCAGAAGCAGCGGGTGGCGATCGCCAGGGCACTGGCGGCCCATCCGCGGCTGCTGCTGGCGGATGAGCCCACCGCCGCCCTCGATCGCCGCAGCGGCCGCGAGGTGGTGGATCTGCTCAAGGGTCTGGCACGGGAACAGGGGTGCGGCGTGCTGATGGTGACCCACGACCCCCGCATCCTGGACGTGGCGGACCGGCTGGTGCAGATGGAGGACGGACGCCTCAGCGAAGCCAGCGTGGCGGCCGTGGTGCAGGGCCAGGAGGTTGGTTGA
- a CDS encoding glycosyltransferase family 2 protein produces MFLSVVIPTYNRLPILRQCLLALEQQELADQADGYEVVVVDDGSTDDTVAWLEAHRHQLPHVRLVLQDHGGPAEGRNRGVDHSRGDVIVFIDSDLVVTPSFLRSHAAGLRGAWQRLGHRRCFTYGAVINTADFEDPTGERHKLRDHSWAYFATGNVAIARDLLEQAGLFDTSFRLYGWEDLELGERLRQLGVLLIRCPEAVGYHWHPAFSLEQIPALIRLEQERARMALVFFRKHPSRRVRMIIQFTWFHRLLWELLTLGGWLNERTLRPVLGWLIRRGQAALALELLRLPLNRLGVRALRAQARREGLA; encoded by the coding sequence ATGTTTCTCAGTGTCGTCATTCCCACCTACAACCGGTTGCCGATCCTGCGCCAGTGTCTGCTGGCCCTCGAGCAGCAGGAGCTCGCGGACCAGGCCGATGGCTACGAGGTGGTGGTGGTGGACGACGGTTCCACTGACGACACGGTGGCCTGGCTGGAGGCCCACCGGCACCAGCTGCCCCACGTGCGGCTGGTGCTGCAGGACCATGGCGGCCCAGCCGAAGGAAGGAACCGGGGGGTGGATCATTCCCGCGGCGATGTGATCGTGTTCATCGACAGCGATCTGGTGGTCACCCCCAGCTTTCTGCGCAGCCATGCGGCCGGTCTGCGTGGTGCCTGGCAGCGGCTGGGCCACCGGCGCTGCTTCACCTATGGCGCCGTGATCAACACGGCCGATTTCGAGGATCCCACCGGCGAACGTCACAAGCTGCGGGATCACTCCTGGGCCTACTTCGCCACGGGCAATGTGGCCATCGCCCGGGATCTGCTGGAGCAGGCCGGGCTGTTCGACACCAGCTTCCGGCTCTATGGCTGGGAGGATCTGGAACTGGGGGAGCGGTTGCGCCAGTTGGGCGTGCTCCTGATCCGTTGCCCCGAAGCCGTGGGCTACCACTGGCATCCCGCCTTCAGCCTGGAGCAGATTCCAGCCCTGATCCGGCTGGAGCAGGAGCGGGCCAGGATGGCGCTGGTGTTCTTCCGCAAGCATCCCAGCAGACGGGTGCGGATGATCATCCAGTTCACCTGGTTCCACCGTCTGCTCTGGGAGCTCCTCACCCTGGGTGGATGGCTCAATGAGCGCACTCTGCGTCCCGTGCTGGGCTGGCTGATCCGCCGGGGACAGGCGGCCCTGGCGCTGGAGCTGCTGCGGCTGCCGCTCAACCGCCTCGGTGTGCGGGCCCTCCGGGCCCAGGCGCGGCGCGAAGGACTGGCCTGA
- the glyS gene encoding glycine--tRNA ligase subunit beta: MSTFLLEIGTEELPADFARLALPQLEALVAASLAEQRLEHGDLDCTSTPRRLAVTVPGLPSRQQDREEERKGPPAAQAFRDGTPTGAALGFAKRCGVAVDQLEIRDTPKGPFVYAVLREPGRGAAEVLASLIPGWIQQLQGRRFMRWGEGECRFSRPVRWLVALLDEAVVPVVLPGTDPVVASGRHSRGHRLETRPVVIPSAAQYADTLEAAGVTVSRRRRRDRIQTSIAAAAEARDARPDLPEALLEELTDLVEQPLLIEGAMEHTYLDLPAEVLGTVMRSHQRYVPLYQSDAQVDPLAPAARGVLQPGFLCISNGREQAWETVRRGNERVLRARLADARFFVTADRAVASIDRRDQLARVTFAEGLGSLRDRVERMEWCTDVLLEVLPLPEEAAGHARRATHLCKHDLVSQMVGEFPELQGVMGAKYLLAEGEPRHVALAVLEHYLPRGAGDALPESEAGAVVALAERLELLLSIFAKGERPSGSSDPYALRRAGNGLLQILWAREWRLDLDALLQRCSLHWATLLPDLEVSAGLLRGDLAEFLCQRLASLLEEEGLEPDLVAAVAGPSLPRARLLRDPGDVRQRGLLLAALRREGRLAAVQAVVTRAARLAEKGALSPDVLSPDAVVDARLFEKGSEAGMLAVLERLTPLAASCSSEGYNALASALEDSAEALGAFFDGDGSVMVMAEDAAVRTNRLAMLGVLRNQAAVLADFRQLQN, encoded by the coding sequence GTGTCGACGTTTCTGCTCGAGATCGGAACCGAGGAACTGCCGGCCGACTTCGCGCGCCTCGCCCTCCCCCAGCTGGAGGCGCTGGTGGCCGCCAGCCTGGCGGAGCAGCGGCTGGAGCACGGCGATCTGGACTGCACCAGCACGCCGCGGCGGCTGGCCGTGACCGTGCCGGGACTGCCGTCACGCCAGCAGGACAGGGAGGAGGAGCGCAAGGGCCCGCCCGCCGCACAGGCCTTTCGCGACGGCACTCCCACCGGTGCCGCCCTGGGCTTTGCCAAGCGCTGCGGCGTGGCTGTTGACCAGCTGGAGATCCGTGACACGCCCAAGGGGCCGTTCGTGTACGCGGTGCTGCGGGAGCCGGGCCGTGGCGCCGCCGAGGTGCTGGCCTCCCTGATCCCCGGCTGGATCCAGCAGCTGCAGGGCCGCCGCTTCATGCGCTGGGGAGAGGGGGAGTGCCGCTTTTCCAGGCCCGTGCGCTGGTTGGTGGCCCTGCTGGATGAGGCGGTGGTGCCGGTGGTGCTGCCGGGCACCGATCCGGTGGTGGCCTCGGGACGTCACAGCAGGGGACACCGGCTGGAAACCCGGCCGGTGGTGATCCCCAGCGCCGCGCAGTATGCCGACACGCTCGAGGCCGCCGGGGTGACCGTGAGCCGCCGCCGCCGCCGCGACAGGATTCAGACCTCCATCGCTGCAGCGGCAGAGGCCCGCGACGCCCGACCGGATCTGCCCGAGGCGCTGCTGGAGGAGCTCACGGATCTGGTGGAGCAGCCCCTGTTGATCGAGGGCGCGATGGAGCACACCTATCTGGACCTGCCGGCCGAGGTGCTGGGCACGGTGATGCGGTCACACCAGCGCTACGTGCCGCTCTATCAGAGCGACGCCCAGGTGGATCCCCTGGCCCCGGCCGCCCGGGGCGTGTTGCAGCCTGGTTTTCTGTGCATCAGCAATGGCCGGGAGCAGGCCTGGGAGACGGTGCGCAGAGGCAACGAACGGGTGCTGCGGGCCCGGCTGGCCGATGCCCGCTTCTTCGTCACGGCCGACCGGGCCGTGGCGAGCATCGACCGGCGCGACCAGCTGGCCCGGGTCACCTTCGCCGAGGGTCTCGGTTCCCTGCGGGATCGCGTCGAGCGGATGGAGTGGTGCACGGACGTGCTGCTCGAGGTGCTGCCTCTGCCGGAAGAGGCGGCAGGGCATGCCCGCCGGGCCACCCATCTCTGCAAGCACGACCTGGTGAGCCAGATGGTGGGGGAATTCCCCGAGCTGCAGGGGGTGATGGGGGCCAAATACCTGCTGGCTGAAGGGGAGCCGAGGCACGTGGCCCTGGCGGTGCTGGAGCACTACCTGCCCCGGGGCGCAGGGGATGCCCTGCCGGAGTCGGAGGCCGGCGCCGTGGTGGCCCTGGCCGAACGGCTGGAATTGCTGCTCAGCATCTTTGCCAAGGGGGAACGGCCGAGCGGCTCCTCCGATCCCTACGCCCTGCGCCGTGCCGGCAATGGTCTGCTGCAGATCCTCTGGGCCAGGGAATGGCGGCTCGACCTCGACGCCCTGCTGCAGCGCTGCAGCCTCCACTGGGCGACGCTGCTGCCCGACCTGGAGGTTTCCGCTGGCCTGCTGCGCGGCGATCTGGCCGAATTCCTGTGCCAGAGGCTGGCCAGCCTGCTGGAGGAGGAGGGACTGGAGCCCGATCTGGTGGCCGCGGTGGCCGGGCCCTCCCTGCCCAGGGCCCGCCTCCTGCGGGATCCCGGCGATGTGCGACAGCGCGGCCTGTTGCTCGCGGCTCTGCGGCGCGAGGGGCGGCTCGCCGCCGTGCAGGCGGTGGTGACGCGGGCCGCACGACTGGCCGAGAAAGGCGCGTTGTCCCCCGACGTGCTCAGCCCGGATGCCGTGGTGGATGCCAGGTTGTTCGAGAAAGGATCGGAGGCCGGCATGCTGGCCGTGCTTGAGCGTCTCACTCCGCTGGCCGCCAGCTGCAGCAGCGAGGGCTACAACGCGTTGGCCTCGGCTCTGGAAGACAGTGCCGAGGCGCTGGGAGCGTTCTTCGATGGAGACGGCAGCGTGATGGTGATGGCGGAGGATGCGGCTGTGCGCACAAACCGCCTCGCCATGCTCGGAGTGCTGCGCAACCAGGCCGCCGTGCTGGCGGACTTCCGTCAGCTGCAGAACTGA
- the sir gene encoding sulfite reductase, ferredoxin dependent yields the protein MVADIVTSGPTKFEQLKANSGHLREPLLSELGNTAPNFTENAVQILKFHGSYQQDNRDKRQKGQTKDWQMMLRLRNPAGRVPAQLYLAIDELAERYGNGTLRVTTRQAFQMHGVRKEHLKEVIGTIVRSLGSTLAACGDINRNVMAPAAPFSKAGYPAARQLADDIADLLAPQAAEGSYLDLWVDGELSYRIKPSAPVRKVKARQSEGGVFSGDGQEPLYGSTYLPRKFKVAVTVPGDNSVDLLTQDIGLVLFCDPQGRPQGANVYVGGGMGRTHNKEETFARTADPLGYVAYGHLLDLVQAIVALQRDHGDRQQRRHARMKYLIHDRGVDWFRSELQSSYFSHPIKGMRQEPTIRLEDYLGWHRQDRGLWFVGLPVLCGRISGSFKAGLRRLVDTYKLELRLTPNQDVLLCNIGTAQRSSIRAELAAMGIESPEAPAPLARHALACPALPLCGLAVTEAERVLPDVLDRLDGLLHQLGISKPVLVRMTGCPNGCARPYMAEIGLVGSGPDLYQLWLGGTPNLSRLAEPYLEKMPLGELEPTLEPLLRAWQVAGGRVSFGDFVVRQGRPAVEALLTAA from the coding sequence GTGGTTGCCGACATCGTGACGTCTGGGCCGACAAAGTTCGAGCAACTGAAGGCCAACAGTGGTCATCTGCGGGAGCCGCTCCTGAGCGAGCTGGGCAACACGGCGCCGAACTTCACCGAGAACGCCGTTCAGATCCTCAAGTTCCACGGGAGCTACCAACAGGACAACCGCGACAAGCGTCAGAAAGGCCAGACCAAGGACTGGCAGATGATGCTCCGGTTGCGCAATCCCGCCGGCCGGGTGCCAGCCCAGCTCTACCTGGCCATCGATGAGCTGGCCGAGCGCTATGGCAACGGCACCCTGCGGGTCACCACCCGCCAGGCGTTCCAGATGCATGGCGTGCGCAAGGAGCACCTCAAGGAGGTGATCGGCACGATCGTGCGGTCACTGGGGTCCACCCTGGCGGCCTGTGGAGACATCAACCGCAACGTGATGGCGCCCGCCGCCCCCTTCTCCAAGGCGGGCTATCCAGCCGCCCGCCAGCTGGCCGACGACATCGCCGATCTGCTCGCCCCCCAGGCGGCGGAGGGCTCCTACCTCGACCTCTGGGTGGACGGGGAGCTGAGCTACCGCATCAAGCCCAGTGCTCCGGTGCGCAAGGTGAAGGCGCGCCAGAGCGAAGGCGGTGTGTTCAGCGGTGACGGCCAGGAGCCTCTCTACGGCTCCACCTATCTGCCGAGGAAGTTCAAGGTGGCGGTCACCGTGCCCGGTGACAATTCGGTGGATCTCCTCACCCAGGACATCGGCCTGGTGCTGTTCTGCGATCCGCAGGGCCGACCCCAGGGCGCCAATGTCTATGTGGGCGGTGGCATGGGCCGGACCCACAACAAGGAGGAAACCTTCGCCCGCACGGCCGATCCGCTCGGCTATGTGGCCTATGGCCATCTGCTGGATCTGGTTCAGGCCATCGTGGCCCTGCAGCGTGATCACGGCGACCGCCAGCAGCGCCGCCACGCCCGCATGAAATACCTGATCCACGATCGTGGTGTGGACTGGTTCCGCTCCGAACTTCAGTCCTCCTACTTCTCCCATCCGATCAAGGGGATGCGTCAGGAGCCGACGATCCGGCTGGAGGACTACCTGGGCTGGCATCGTCAGGACCGGGGACTGTGGTTCGTGGGTCTGCCCGTGCTCTGCGGCCGCATCAGCGGCAGCTTCAAGGCGGGGCTGCGCCGCCTGGTGGACACCTACAAGCTGGAGCTGCGGCTGACTCCCAACCAGGACGTGCTGCTGTGCAACATCGGCACGGCCCAGCGCAGCAGCATTCGGGCGGAGCTGGCTGCCATGGGCATCGAGAGCCCTGAGGCACCGGCACCGCTGGCCCGCCATGCCCTGGCCTGCCCGGCCCTGCCGCTGTGCGGCCTGGCGGTGACCGAAGCCGAGCGGGTGCTGCCCGACGTGCTGGATCGCCTCGACGGGCTGCTGCACCAGCTGGGGATCAGCAAGCCCGTGCTGGTGCGCATGACCGGCTGCCCCAACGGCTGTGCCCGGCCTTACATGGCGGAGATCGGCCTGGTGGGCAGCGGCCCCGACCTCTATCAGCTCTGGCTGGGTGGCACCCCCAACCTCAGCCGTCTGGCCGAGCCCTACCTCGAGAAGATGCCCCTGGGCGAGCTGGAGCCCACCCTGGAGCCGTTGCTGCGGGCCTGGCAGGTGGCCGGAGGGCGGGTGAGCTTCGGTGACTTCGTGGTCCGCCAGGGTCGACCGGCCGTGGAAGCCCTGCTAACGGCGGCCTGA
- a CDS encoding M15 family metallopeptidase, producing the protein MERRPWNAIPIDPSPDALVPLPAALWRLEPHPYVALGAPYGEGGSPFQLRQGVVERLLAAQRALQSQQPEWRLAIFDGWRPLAVQAFMVRHATAELCRDRGVDPLAAGPALAEVSREVGRFWAPPNPDPGAPPPHSTGAAVDLTLADRHGAPIDMGSPIDAIGAVSAPDHFLGVAAASRDAGERERALAVHGHRRLLQKVMAAAGFAQHPGEWWHFSWGDQLWAWRCGQPAAIYGRVGV; encoded by the coding sequence ATGGAGCGGCGTCCGTGGAATGCGATTCCGATCGATCCCAGCCCGGACGCCCTGGTGCCCCTGCCGGCGGCGCTGTGGCGGCTGGAACCCCATCCCTACGTCGCCCTGGGCGCTCCCTACGGTGAGGGGGGATCGCCGTTCCAGCTGCGGCAAGGCGTGGTGGAGCGGCTGCTGGCGGCCCAGCGGGCGCTGCAGAGCCAGCAGCCCGAATGGCGGCTGGCCATCTTCGACGGATGGCGGCCCCTGGCGGTTCAGGCGTTCATGGTGCGGCACGCCACAGCGGAACTCTGCCGCGACCGGGGGGTCGATCCCCTCGCCGCCGGGCCGGCACTGGCGGAGGTGAGCCGCGAGGTGGGTCGTTTCTGGGCGCCACCGAACCCGGACCCAGGCGCCCCGCCGCCCCACAGCACCGGAGCAGCGGTGGATCTCACCCTGGCGGACCGGCACGGCGCCCCGATCGACATGGGTTCGCCCATCGATGCCATCGGTGCTGTGTCGGCACCCGACCACTTTCTCGGGGTGGCTGCGGCGAGCCGCGATGCGGGTGAGCGTGAGCGGGCCCTGGCGGTTCATGGCCATCGCCGCCTGCTGCAGAAGGTGATGGCGGCAGCGGGCTTTGCCCAGCACCCGGGGGAGTGGTGGCATTTCAGCTGGGGCGATCAGCTCTGGGCCTGGCGCTGCGGCCAGCCCGCGGCGATCTATGGCCGCGTGGGAGTCTGA
- the recG gene encoding ATP-dependent DNA helicase RecG, producing the protein MSASPELEPWLRTLQQALQLEVDRGFGDLQGRQERFSTFLERSLRHPPAAGLPGAERRQALVAGFARYGELTAARRQGLVRDCRQYLHELRQWWQPPAPIGPPRLRLAPQPVASPAQAAGGLATRGALDPEAPLGTIRGVGPRTAARLAQLGLFVVRDLVHYYPRDYLDYAHRVRIAGLEVGRTATIVATVRRCQAFTSPRNPNLGILELQLSDPTGRLRVSRFFAGRRFASPAWLKAQQRQYPPGASVAVSGLVKETPYGPAFQDPLIEVLESPQATVRSPVIGRLLPVYGLTEGLGADRLRQAIAAVLPQVRQWDDPLPQALRHAHGLVGRAEALEQIHAPADQEQLQAGRHRLVFDEFLLLQLGLLQRRRELTRSPSPPLQSPVHDSLMARFLELLPFQLTPAQQRVIAEIRADLAREQPMARLVQGDVGSGKTVVAIAALLTAIDAGCQGALMAPTEVLAEQHYQKLCAWLPQLHVSCALLTGSTPARRRRRLLEDLANGQLQMLVGTHALLEDPVAFARLGLVVVDEQHRFGVAQRDRLLAKGLQPHLLTMTATPIPRTLALSVHGDLDVSQIDGLPPGRTPIQTRLLRAGERDEAYQLIRKEVSRGQRAYVVLPLVEESEKLDLRSAVEVHQQLSEAIFPDLCVGLLHGRMASADKQAALAAFAAGESQVLVSTTVVEVGVDVPEASVMVVEHAERFGLAQLHQLRGRVGRGAAASHCLLVNHSRNALARQRLDVLVRSSDGFEIAEMDLRLRGPGQVLGTRQSGLPDLALASLTDDGSVLEQARAVAQEILAADPELQHHPKLAAMLALQRQRLSGGVRLN; encoded by the coding sequence CTGAGCGCCAGCCCTGAGCTCGAACCTTGGCTTCGGACCCTGCAACAGGCCCTGCAGCTGGAGGTGGATCGGGGCTTCGGAGACCTGCAGGGGCGTCAGGAACGCTTCAGCACGTTTCTCGAGAGAAGCCTGCGGCACCCTCCCGCCGCCGGTCTGCCGGGAGCGGAGCGCCGGCAGGCCCTGGTGGCAGGCTTCGCCCGCTATGGGGAGCTCACGGCCGCCCGGCGGCAGGGCCTCGTCAGGGACTGTCGCCAGTACCTCCATGAACTGCGCCAGTGGTGGCAGCCCCCCGCGCCGATCGGCCCGCCCAGGTTGCGGCTGGCGCCACAGCCAGTCGCCAGCCCCGCCCAGGCAGCGGGGGGACTGGCGACCAGAGGCGCGCTGGACCCCGAGGCTCCCCTGGGCACGATCCGCGGCGTCGGCCCCCGCACGGCGGCCCGTCTGGCCCAGCTTGGACTGTTCGTGGTGCGGGATCTGGTGCACTACTACCCCCGCGACTACCTCGACTACGCCCATCGGGTGCGGATCGCGGGCCTGGAGGTGGGCCGCACGGCCACCATCGTGGCCACGGTGCGCCGCTGCCAGGCCTTCACCAGTCCTCGCAACCCCAACCTGGGCATCCTGGAGCTGCAGCTCAGTGATCCCACCGGTCGGTTGCGGGTCAGCCGTTTCTTCGCCGGCCGGCGGTTTGCCAGTCCGGCCTGGCTGAAGGCACAACAGCGCCAGTACCCCCCCGGCGCCAGCGTGGCCGTGAGCGGTCTGGTGAAGGAGACCCCCTACGGCCCGGCCTTCCAGGATCCGCTGATCGAGGTGCTGGAGAGCCCGCAGGCCACCGTGCGCTCCCCCGTGATCGGCCGCCTGCTGCCGGTGTACGGCCTCACCGAGGGGCTGGGCGCCGACCGCCTGCGGCAGGCCATCGCGGCGGTGCTGCCCCAGGTGCGTCAGTGGGACGACCCCCTGCCCCAGGCCCTGCGCCACGCCCATGGTCTGGTGGGGCGCGCCGAGGCCCTGGAGCAGATCCATGCCCCCGCCGACCAGGAGCAGCTGCAGGCCGGCCGCCATCGGCTGGTGTTCGATGAATTCCTGCTGCTGCAGCTCGGACTGCTGCAACGGCGGCGGGAGCTCACCCGCAGCCCGTCGCCGCCGCTGCAGAGCCCGGTCCATGACAGCCTGATGGCCCGCTTTCTGGAGCTCCTCCCCTTCCAGCTCACCCCGGCGCAGCAGAGGGTGATCGCGGAGATCCGCGCCGACCTCGCCCGGGAGCAGCCGATGGCGCGGTTGGTGCAGGGGGATGTGGGCAGCGGCAAGACCGTGGTGGCCATTGCGGCCCTGCTCACCGCCATCGACGCCGGCTGCCAGGGTGCCCTGATGGCGCCCACCGAGGTGCTGGCGGAGCAGCACTACCAGAAGCTCTGCGCCTGGCTTCCCCAGCTGCACGTGAGCTGCGCCCTGCTCACCGGATCCACACCGGCGCGGCGGCGACGGCGGTTGCTGGAGGATCTGGCCAACGGCCAGCTGCAGATGCTCGTGGGCACCCACGCCCTGCTCGAGGATCCGGTGGCCTTCGCCCGGCTGGGACTGGTGGTGGTGGACGAACAGCACCGCTTCGGCGTGGCCCAGCGCGATCGTCTGCTCGCCAAGGGGCTCCAGCCCCATCTGCTCACCATGACCGCCACCCCGATCCCGCGCACCCTGGCCCTCTCGGTCCACGGTGATCTGGACGTGAGTCAGATCGATGGCCTGCCACCGGGCCGTACGCCGATCCAGACGCGCCTGCTCCGCGCCGGCGAGCGGGATGAGGCCTACCAGCTGATCCGGAAGGAAGTGTCGCGGGGGCAGCGGGCCTATGTGGTGCTGCCGCTGGTGGAGGAGTCGGAAAAGCTCGATCTGCGTTCCGCGGTGGAGGTGCACCAGCAGCTGAGCGAGGCGATCTTCCCCGATCTGTGCGTGGGGCTGCTGCATGGGCGCATGGCCAGTGCCGACAAGCAGGCGGCCCTGGCCGCCTTCGCCGCCGGGGAGAGCCAGGTGCTGGTGAGCACCACGGTGGTGGAGGTGGGTGTGGATGTGCCGGAGGCCAGCGTGATGGTGGTGGAGCATGCGGAGCGGTTCGGACTGGCCCAGCTGCACCAGTTGCGCGGCCGGGTCGGCCGGGGAGCCGCCGCGTCCCACTGCCTGCTGGTGAACCACAGCCGCAACGCCCTGGCCCGGCAGCGGCTGGATGTGCTGGTGCGCTCCAGCGACGGTTTCGAGATCGCCGAGATGGACCTGCGCCTGCGGGGGCCCGGTCAGGTGCTGGGCACGCGGCAGTCGGGGCTGCCCGATCTCGCCCTGGCCAGCCTCACCGACGACGGCAGCGTGCTGGAGCAGGCGCGCGCGGTGGCCCAGGAGATCCTGGCCGCCGATCCGGAGCTGCAGCACCATCCGAAGCTGGCCGCCATGCTGGCTCTCCAGCGGCAGCGGCTCAGCGGTGGGGTTCGGCTCAACTGA
- the rpsB gene encoding 30S ribosomal protein S2, producing MAVVTLAEMMEAGAHFGHQTRRWNPKMSRYIYCARNGVHIIDLVQTAVCMNNAYKWVRSAARSGKRFLFVGTKKQASEVIALEATRCGAAYVNQRWLGGMLTNWTTMRARIERLKDLERMESSGAIAMRPKKEAAVLRRELDRLQKYLGGLKNMRRLPDVVVLVDQRRETNAVLEARKLDIPLVSMLDTNCDPDLCDVPIPCNDDAVRSVQLVLGRLADAINEGRHGSSDQAQADDA from the coding sequence ATGGCTGTCGTCACTCTCGCCGAAATGATGGAGGCGGGTGCCCACTTCGGGCACCAGACCCGTCGCTGGAACCCCAAGATGTCGCGCTACATCTACTGCGCGCGCAACGGAGTTCACATCATCGATCTCGTGCAGACCGCCGTCTGCATGAACAACGCCTACAAGTGGGTGCGCAGCGCCGCCCGCAGCGGCAAGCGTTTTCTGTTCGTGGGCACCAAGAAACAGGCCTCCGAGGTGATCGCCCTGGAGGCGACCCGCTGCGGCGCCGCCTACGTGAACCAGCGTTGGCTCGGTGGCATGCTCACCAACTGGACCACCATGCGTGCGCGGATCGAGCGGCTGAAGGATCTGGAGCGCATGGAGTCGTCCGGCGCGATCGCCATGCGGCCGAAGAAGGAAGCGGCCGTGCTGCGGCGCGAGCTGGACCGGCTTCAGAAGTATCTGGGTGGCCTGAAGAACATGCGGCGTCTGCCCGATGTGGTGGTGCTGGTGGATCAGCGCCGGGAGACCAACGCCGTTCTGGAAGCCCGCAAGCTGGACATCCCGCTCGTGTCGATGCTGGACACGAACTGCGATCCCGATCTCTGCGACGTGCCGATCCCCTGCAACGACGATGCCGTGCGCTCCGTGCAGCTGGTGCTGGGCCGCCTGGCTGACGCCATCAACGAAGGCCGCCACGGCAGCAGTGACCAGGCCCAGGCCGACGACGCCTGA